A stretch of DNA from Natrinema halophilum:
GCCTGCAGGTAGAACGTCGGGCCGAACACGTCGGGCTCGTCGTTCGTGAACCGGCTGGCGACGTTCGAAAGGGCGGACTTCGCTGCGCCGGCGTAGAAATTATCTGGCAGGTGGTCCCGGTTGCTGAGCGTCCCGGTCACGCCTTCGAGGCGCAGTCGAGTGTTGACCTCGGGGAGTTGCTCCCACTGGTAGGAGCCGCAGTGAAGCGTGATCGTCGTTCCCGTCTCCCGTGCCTCCAGGAGCACCGTCGCGGCGTCCTCGACGTCGATTTCGAGCGTCCGCCCCATCGATGCATCCAGAACCTCGAGGTCGCCGAACAGCCACTCGAGGACGTCGAAGCAATGAACTCCCAGTTCCAGCAGCGACCCGCCGCCGGCCGCGTCGGGATCTAGCGGCCACGACGGCGGCGCGTTTTCCACGGGCGGCCGCCCCAACGGGCCGTCGTTGAGCCTGGTGATCGAAGCGTACGGGACGTGGCCGACGCTTCCCTCGTCGTAGGCCTCCTTGAGGCCCGTCATGTCCGGTTGGTAGCGCAGCGTGTGATCGACGCCGACGGCGATTCCGGCCTCGCGGGCGGTCTCGAGCAAGTCGTCAGCCTCTTCAGTCGAGCGTGCAAGCGGTTTCTCGACGAAGACATCGATACACTCCTCGGCGGCACGCTCGACGGCTTCGGCGTGGAGAAACGGCGGTAACGCGACGACCGCGGCGTCGAGATCTTCGGATTCGAGCAGCGCCGCGTAATCGTCGTACGTGCGCGAGACCCCGGCACGATCGGCTCGATTACGGTTCTCGGGAACGGCGTCGGCGGCTGCGACGACCTCGACGTTCGGCATCGCGAGCGCTGATTTCA
This window harbors:
- a CDS encoding Gfo/Idh/MocA family protein → MQLPILDRWTDSSGLSLGVLGVGNIGMVHLKSALAMPNVEVVAAADAVPENRNRADRAGVSRTYDDYAALLESEDLDAAVVALPPFLHAEAVERAAEECIDVFVEKPLARSTEEADDLLETAREAGIAVGVDHTLRYQPDMTGLKEAYDEGSVGHVPYASITRLNDGPLGRPPVENAPPSWPLDPDAAGGGSLLELGVHCFDVLEWLFGDLEVLDASMGRTLEIDVEDAATVLLEARETGTTITLHCGSYQWEQLPEVNTRLRLEGVTGTLSNRDHLPDNFYAGAAKSALSNVASRFTNDEPDVFGPTFYLQAHYDALADFCEAIRAGNRPPVDGTDGRRTLALAETAYERAAVDADGADELEAPEVTL